The genomic stretch AAAGGCCAAAGCCCTGGATGTGGCATGGGAGGATATTGAAAAACGCATAGAAGATGCCCGGCAGAAAGTGTTACGGAATGAAGCCAGCCCCATTTTATATTTCATGGAGCTCCGGCTGATGGACACCGGCATCGTTTCTGCCTATACCGGCTTCTGGAAATGGACGATAAAAAGACACCTCAAAACCGCTGCTTTTCATAAACTCCCGGAAGAGAAATTAAAAAAATATGCTGAAGCATTTAATGTAAGTGTGGAAGAACTAAAAACCATGAATGTGCATGAATAATGAATTCAAACATTTGCAGGCAGCTCATTGTGAGAACGGGGTTACTACAAATTTATTAAGGTCGGCCGGGGCAGAACAACTTACAGAACCGCTTTCCTTTGGCATCGGGTCTGGTTTGTTCTATGTACAGCTTCCCTTTCTTAAAATAAACAACGGCCCGGCAATTGCCTTCCGAACCATGCCCGGCCTCATCTTTAAGCGAACCTGCAATGCACTCAGCATACCGGTATTCCGTAAAAAGTTCACTTCCCAGGAATCGGGCAAACGGTACCTGGACGAATGCCTGGCAAACGGGCAGGCGGTTGGTTGCCAGGTGGGTGTTTATTACCTCACTTACTTCCCGAAGGAATACCGCTTCCATTTCAATGCACATAATATGATCGTGTTTGGAAAAGAAGAGGACAAGTACCTCATCAGCGACCCGGTGATGGAAACCGTTACCTCGCTTACTGATTACGAACTGCAACGGGTACGTTTTGCAAAAGGTGCCTTTGCACCCAGGGGGCAGATCTATTACCCCAAAGAAAAAAAGACCGTAACCGATGAGCAAATGAAGAAAGCCATCGTGAAAGGCATCAAAAGAAATGTGAACCACATGATACGCATACCCGGCAATATTGCGGGTGTAAAAGGCATTGCAACCACCGGAAGAAAAATCAAGAAGTGGCGTGATAAGCTGGGACAGCAGACGGCCGGCTTGCACCTGGCCCAACTGGTACGGATGCAGGAAGAGATCGGTACCGGCGGGGGTGGTTTCCGGTACATCTATGCTGCGTTCCTGCAGGAAGCACATGCGTATCACCCGATCGATGAACTGCAGGACATCTCAAAAATATTCACAGAAGCCGGCGATAAGTGGCGCAACGCTGCCATCCAGGCTTCGGGCATATATAAAGGCCGTATCGGCAGCCAGGCCGATTTTGATGTGATGGGAGATTACCTGGTTGAGATCTCAGAAATAGAAAAAAAAGCTTTCCGGGCATTGTCTAAAATAAAATGGAATTCATGAACAATGCGGCGGTAAGCATACAGGATCTGGGTTTTACCTACCCCCGGCAAGCAACGCCCTGCTTCAGTCATTTGAATTTACACGTGCAGGAAGGGGAACGCTTTGGCCTGTTTGGCCCGAACGGCGCCGGCAAGACCACCCTCATGAACTGCATGACCGGTCTGCTCAATTACCAGCAGGGGAGTATTAAGTTACTTGGCCACGAGATCGCCCATCACAAAAAATCTGTCAACCGCCTTTTCGGATTTGTACCGCAGGACTTTTCCTTTTACCAGGAACTGAGCCCGGTTGAGAACCTTGCGTTTTTCGGCGCCTGGTCGGGACTGCAAAAAATGGAAATAAAGAATAAAACAACCGAGTTGCTGGAAGTGCTTGGCCTTACCGATGTACGCAACAAAAAAGTACAGGAATTTTCCGGCGGCATGAAGCGTCGTGTGAATCTTGCCATTGGCGTAATTCATACCCCACGTATTTTATTTTTAGATGAGCCCACGGTGGGTGTGGATGTACACACCCGTCATGCCATCATCAACTATCTTAAAAAGATAAACGGGAACGGAACAACACTGATCTATACATCGCACCAGCTGAGCGAAGCGGAAGAGCTCTGCAATAAAGTGGCGCTGATCGATAACGGAAAGATCATTGCCCATGATACATTGGGGCAACTGATGCTGGAACATAAAGAGGACGGACTGGAAGGGTTATTCATCAATTTAACCGGTAAATCATACAGGGACCTGTAATGTTCAAACTCTGGTCAACCATATTAAAAGACATACGGATCTTAACCCGTGATAAACTGGGCCTGATCTTCATGTTTGTAATGCCCATTGTGCTGGCCATTGTGATCACAGCGGTGCAGAACAGTACGTTTGAAATGCTGAACACCAACACGGTACCCATGCTGGTATGCAACCGGGATACCGGCGAGGCAGGCAGGCAACTGGAGACTGCCATACGTAAAGTGGGCATGTTCGACCTGAAACAGGTGACGGTCAATACAAGCGATAAAGAGATCTCGGACCGGATGCATGCCAAAGATGCGGTGGTAGCCATCATCATCCCGGCCGACTTTACCAGGAAGATAAAACAAAAATCAGACGAGACGGCCGTTAAAGCGCTGAAGAATTTCGGCATGCAAACCGACAGTGTTAAAACAGGCAGCAGCCATGTTCAGCCCATCACCATGCTTTACCACCCTGTGTTGCAGGATGCTTTCCGCCGTTCCATACAGGGCGCTTTGCAAAGTGCCTTACAGGTGGTGCAGAATAAAGAAGTTTTGAAAAGCCTGTATTTCAACCTGAATGAAAAAACAATGCCCGATTCGCTGGAGAAAGAAATAATGGGTACCCCCGTTTCCATCAACGAGATCCCTGTTTCAAGGGATGGCAGCCGCAATATTCCCAATGCCTCGCAGCATAATGTGCCGGCATGGACGGTATTCGCCATGTTCTTCATCGTCATTTCACTGGGCGGCAGCGTGGTAAGGGAAAAACTGAACGGAAGTTTTGTCCGCTTAAAAACACTTCCAACCAGTTACCTGGTTGCCCTGCTGTCGAAACAACTCACCTATTTATTTGTAACCTTTGTCCAGGCGGCTGTGGTCTTTTCCATTGGCACCTGGCTTTTCCCTTCGATGGGATTACCAAAATTAAATTTACCCGATGATGTGACCGGCGTGGTGCTGGTAACACTGGTATGCGGATGGTGTGCGGTAAGCTATGCCATCATGATCGGGGTGCTGGCAAAAACACAGGAACAGTCAAACGGCATCGGCGCCGTATCCATTGTGCTGATGGCAGCCCTGGGCGGCTTATTGGTTCCCAGTTTTGCCATGCCCGGCTCCTTCCAGTTCGTGATGAAACTTTCGCCCCTGCACTGGTGCCTGGAAGCGTACTATGGGTTATTCCTGGAAGGAGGTAAACTCCGTGACGTAATTCTAAATATTATACCTTTATTGGGCATTACGTTTACCATACAGTTAATAACCCTGTACAGCCTGAAAAGAAAAAATCTTGTTTGAATAAAATATTATGGAAACAGCAGAACTAAAGCTACAGTTAAAGAAGCAGATCATCGAATTCCTGAACCTGCTGACGGTTAAACCCGAAGATATAAAAGACGATGAGCCGCTTTTTGGCGAAGGGCTTGGTCTTGATTCCATTGATTCCATTGAACTGATCGTTCTGCTGAACCGGGAATACGGCATCGATATCAAAGACCCGAAAGAAGGCCGCAAGATACTGGTGGACATTAATACCATGGTTGCTTATATAGAGCAGCACCGCACGAAATAATAAATCAATTTCTTTGAGCAGGATATTCATAACCGGGATGGGAGTGGTGAGTGCTATAGGCAATTCTGTGGCGGATAACCATCTTGCCCTGAAAGAAGGAAGATGCGGCATCCGGAATGAACTGGATCTCTTCCCTACCAGGTATGCAGACCTCCTGCCCTTTGGCCAGGTTGGTATAAGCACCAACGAACTCCTGGAAAAATTCAATGTGAAGGAACCCGGTGTCACCCGTACCACATTGCTGGCATTGCAGGCCATGAATGAATGCGTGGAAGACGGCCACCTTTCTTCCGCTGCCCTAAGCGCTGCCGGTACCGCTTTGGTGGGCGCAAGTACAGTGGGAGGCATGTGTTTGACCGATGAGTTGTATGCCGATGCCAATGAGAACCACAAAGGTTCGCCGTATACCTCTTCGTATGGCTGTGCATCCGTTTGCATGTATTTACAGCATCATTTTAAAATGAATGGCGTTATCAACACCATCAACACGGCCTGTTCTTCCTCTGCCAATGCCATCATGTATGGCGCCATGCTGATAAAGAACGGGTTTGCAAAACGGGCCATTGTTGGCGGAACAGACAGCCTGGCAAAATTCACCATCAATGGTTTTCATGCGCTGCATATCTTATCGTCTGAAAGATGCACCCCCTTTGATGAGCACCGCAAGGGACTGAACTTAGGGGAAGGGGCAGCCTTTTTATTACTGGAGAAGGAAGAAGACATAGCCGGCAAAAAAGTTTATGCAGAACTCTCCGGTTATTGCAATGCCAACGATGCATTTCATCCATCCTCACTTTCCGATAAGGGAGACGGGCCCTTCAACTCAATGCAGGGTGCTTTAATTTCTGCAGGGCTGGGTGCTGCAGAAATTGATTTCATCAATGCGCACGGAACCGGTACAGAAAACAATGATGAAGTGGAAAGCAGGGCTATGATCCGTTTATTCAAAAACCCTCCTGCTTTTGCATCCACTAAGGGAAATACGGGCCATACCCTTGGCGCTGCCGGCGCCATTGAAGCGGTGTACAGCATTTTAAACCTGCTGCACCAGGAAGTTTATCCCAACCTGCATTTCACTTCCCCGATACCGTCAACAGGTTTAACCCCGGTACAATCGTATAAAAAAATACCGGTGAGCCATATCATGAGCAACTCGTTTGGTTTTGGGGGCAATTGTTCATCTCTTATTTTCTCAAAATACTGAGCGCTATGTTATATTTCCACCAGTCCTATTGCATATCGCCGCAACAAACCTTTCAGCAAACCGATATTGAGACGCTGAAGGGACCGGTTGAGAAAAAACTGATGGCCCTTGAGCCTGGCTACGAAGGAATACCCCCCGGCATCCTCCGCAGGATGGGCAAGGCAATACGAATGGGTGTAGGCGCCGGAATGCCGATCATTAAAAGCGCCGGCCCGCTGAATGGTATCATCATCGGCACGGCCAACGGGGGAATGGAAGACTGCATAAAATTCCTGAACCAGATCGTACAATATAATGAAGGGGTGCTTGCTCCCGGCAATTTTGTACAAAGCACCACCAATGCCATTGCGGCCCAATTGGGCTTGCTGAGCGGCAACAGATCCTATAACATAACGCATGTGCACCTCGGTCACTCTTTTGAGAATGCGCTGATGGATGCATCCATGCAACTAAAGGAAAACCCCGAAGGAAATTATTTACTGGGCGGGGTGGATGAGATCTCCACCTTTCATTATAATATTGAGAAACTGGCCGGGGCTTTTAAAGAAGAAGATATTTCAAACAAACAATTATATTCCGTTGACAGCCCGGGCTGCATTGCAGGGGAAGCCGGCGCCATGTTCCTGGTAAATAATAAGAAAGAAGGCGCTGTGGCAAAACTGCAGGCCATCTATATTTTACACAGCAGCGACGCGGATATCGTAAAAGACCGGTTGCAGCAGTTTATTGCTGCCCATTTGCAGCCAGGGAAAACCATCGACCTGTTCCTTTCCGGGGAGGATGGGGATAACCGCATCATCCATTTTTACAAAGCCTGCGAAAGCCTCATGGACAAAGATGTCACCATCGCCCGTTTCAAGCACCTCTGTGGCGATTTTCCTACCGCATCAGCATTTGGATCCTGGCTGGCCTGTGAACTTTTCAGATCCCAAACACTTCCCGGCCACATGCTAAAGAGGGGTGAGCAGGATAAACCATTCAGGAATATCCTGCTGTACAATAATTTTAAAGGCTTGCAGCACAGTTTTATGCTGTTAAGCAAAAATTGACAGCATTAAAAAACAATCTGTAATTTCCGTTCAGGATCTTTTCAAAATAATTTGAACCACATAGAACACATAGGTGTATGTGTTTTTCTATGTTCCCTATGTGCCTATGTGGTTCAGGCAAAATAAAAGCCGGCTAACTGCTTATGAAGAAAAAGTGGAGTACGCTGTTTTATGTTATAACCCTGGCGGGGTCGGCCGCTGCCATTTACTGGATCGTAAAGCAGGGCAGGGCATTGCAAAATCCACTTCTTACCGCAAAGGAATTACGGGCGGAAGGAGAATCCGCTGCCCGGGGCAGTTTCCAGGAATTCACTGGTTCCTTCTCTACCCATATCACCGAGCCCATGGCAGTTCTGTTGATGCAGATTATCGTTATTATTTTTTTTGCCAGAATCTTTGGATATCTTTTTAAAAAGATCAACCAGCCTGCTGTTATCGGTGAAATATTTGCCGGGATCATTTTAGGGCCATCCATCCTGGGGATGTATTTTCCGGAAATAACCCAGTTCCTCTTCCCTGCCCCTTCATTGGGCACCCTTAATTTTCTCAGCCAGATCGGCCTCATCCTTTTCATGTTCATCATCGGCATGGAGCTTGACCTGAGATCCGTCGGCAAACAGGCTTATGATGCGGTTGTCATAAGCCATGCAGGCATTATCATCCCTTTTACTCTTGGAATGGGTCTTGCATATTTTATTTATAAAGATTATGCTCCTGCCACAACCTCTTTTTTATCGTTCGCTTTATTTATGGGTATCGCAATGGGCATTACAGCATTCCCCGTTCTTGCAAGAATCTTAC from Chitinophagaceae bacterium encodes the following:
- a CDS encoding beta-ketoacyl synthase chain length factor; amino-acid sequence: MLYFHQSYCISPQQTFQQTDIETLKGPVEKKLMALEPGYEGIPPGILRRMGKAIRMGVGAGMPIIKSAGPLNGIIIGTANGGMEDCIKFLNQIVQYNEGVLAPGNFVQSTTNAIAAQLGLLSGNRSYNITHVHLGHSFENALMDASMQLKENPEGNYLLGGVDEISTFHYNIEKLAGAFKEEDISNKQLYSVDSPGCIAGEAGAMFLVNNKKEGAVAKLQAIYILHSSDADIVKDRLQQFIAAHLQPGKTIDLFLSGEDGDNRIIHFYKACESLMDKDVTIARFKHLCGDFPTASAFGSWLACELFRSQTLPGHMLKRGEQDKPFRNILLYNNFKGLQHSFMLLSKN
- a CDS encoding ABC transporter ATP-binding protein encodes the protein MNNAAVSIQDLGFTYPRQATPCFSHLNLHVQEGERFGLFGPNGAGKTTLMNCMTGLLNYQQGSIKLLGHEIAHHKKSVNRLFGFVPQDFSFYQELSPVENLAFFGAWSGLQKMEIKNKTTELLEVLGLTDVRNKKVQEFSGGMKRRVNLAIGVIHTPRILFLDEPTVGVDVHTRHAIINYLKKINGNGTTLIYTSHQLSEAEELCNKVALIDNGKIIAHDTLGQLMLEHKEDGLEGLFINLTGKSYRDL
- a CDS encoding acyl carrier protein → METAELKLQLKKQIIEFLNLLTVKPEDIKDDEPLFGEGLGLDSIDSIELIVLLNREYGIDIKDPKEGRKILVDINTMVAYIEQHRTK
- a CDS encoding BtrH N-terminal domain-containing protein produces the protein MNNEFKHLQAAHCENGVTTNLLRSAGAEQLTEPLSFGIGSGLFYVQLPFLKINNGPAIAFRTMPGLIFKRTCNALSIPVFRKKFTSQESGKRYLDECLANGQAVGCQVGVYYLTYFPKEYRFHFNAHNMIVFGKEEDKYLISDPVMETVTSLTDYELQRVRFAKGAFAPRGQIYYPKEKKTVTDEQMKKAIVKGIKRNVNHMIRIPGNIAGVKGIATTGRKIKKWRDKLGQQTAGLHLAQLVRMQEEIGTGGGGFRYIYAAFLQEAHAYHPIDELQDISKIFTEAGDKWRNAAIQASGIYKGRIGSQADFDVMGDYLVEISEIEKKAFRALSKIKWNS
- a CDS encoding beta-ketoacyl-[acyl-carrier-protein] synthase family protein encodes the protein MSRIFITGMGVVSAIGNSVADNHLALKEGRCGIRNELDLFPTRYADLLPFGQVGISTNELLEKFNVKEPGVTRTTLLALQAMNECVEDGHLSSAALSAAGTALVGASTVGGMCLTDELYADANENHKGSPYTSSYGCASVCMYLQHHFKMNGVINTINTACSSSANAIMYGAMLIKNGFAKRAIVGGTDSLAKFTINGFHALHILSSERCTPFDEHRKGLNLGEGAAFLLLEKEEDIAGKKVYAELSGYCNANDAFHPSSLSDKGDGPFNSMQGALISAGLGAAEIDFINAHGTGTENNDEVESRAMIRLFKNPPAFASTKGNTGHTLGAAGAIEAVYSILNLLHQEVYPNLHFTSPIPSTGLTPVQSYKKIPVSHIMSNSFGFGGNCSSLIFSKY
- a CDS encoding ABC transporter permease, which gives rise to MFKLWSTILKDIRILTRDKLGLIFMFVMPIVLAIVITAVQNSTFEMLNTNTVPMLVCNRDTGEAGRQLETAIRKVGMFDLKQVTVNTSDKEISDRMHAKDAVVAIIIPADFTRKIKQKSDETAVKALKNFGMQTDSVKTGSSHVQPITMLYHPVLQDAFRRSIQGALQSALQVVQNKEVLKSLYFNLNEKTMPDSLEKEIMGTPVSINEIPVSRDGSRNIPNASQHNVPAWTVFAMFFIVISLGGSVVREKLNGSFVRLKTLPTSYLVALLSKQLTYLFVTFVQAAVVFSIGTWLFPSMGLPKLNLPDDVTGVVLVTLVCGWCAVSYAIMIGVLAKTQEQSNGIGAVSIVLMAALGGLLVPSFAMPGSFQFVMKLSPLHWCLEAYYGLFLEGGKLRDVILNIIPLLGITFTIQLITLYSLKRKNLV